In the genome of Prosthecobacter dejongeii, the window TCTGGCGAATGAAAAAACCGTTGCTAGAAAGTTCTCTCGCGCATTCAGCCAATGACCAGAAACGGGACTCGATTGTTTGCACCAGAGATGGGTGTGGCACGGAAACGATATGCAAGGAGCGTGCCACGCTGCCAAGGGGAGGTTAAGGATTTTTTCAGCCTAACAAAAAGGGCGGAATCCAGGAGGATTCCGCCCGTGAAAATTCACCGCGACCGTTTACAGCTTTGTGTAGCCAACGCTCTCGCATGGCAGATCCCAGAGGGCCTTGAGTTCAGCATCCAACTTGGTAATGCTGAAGCTCACACCTGCCATTTCCTGGCATGTCACGATGCTATCCACGATGGTTTGGTGGACTTTGATACCGCGTGCATCTAGCAAGGGGCGTGCAGCGCGCAAGAGGATCAAAAGTTCCATCATGTGCGTACTGCCCAGGCTGTTAACGAAAAACACGATTTCGTCGCCTGCATTCAAAGGCAGGTCATCCGCAAAGAGGAGATCAATCATCTTAGCAGCCAATTCATCAGCAGTGCACATAGGAATGAGGCCCACACCTTTCTCTCCGTGAATGCCCATACCTAGGCCAATGACATCATCTGCCAACTCAAAGGTCGGGGCTCCTGTGGCTGGGATGGAGCCCGGTTTGGTGGAAACTCCCACGGTGCGGGTGGCATCCACGGCTTTTTGGGCAATCCGGGCCAGTTCATCGAGACTTTCAACCTGGGTTGCAGCAGCACCGGCCAGCTTGACCACTGGGACGAGACCACCAACGCCACGGCGCTTGGCTTTTTCTGAAGGTGGGGCGGAGCAAACGTCGTCATTGATGATGACGGTTTTGACAGTGATACCTTCTTCCTCAGCGAGTTCAGCGCCGATGTCAAAGTTCATGATATCGCCCGCGTAGTTGCCATAAAGATACAGCACACCTTTGCCACGATTCACGGCCTGAGTGGCTTCCAAAACAATGTCCGGTGGGGGGGCTGCGAAGATGTCACCCACTGCGGCACCATCACCCATCCCTTTGCCTACAAGGCCATGATAGATAGGCTCATGCCCGGCACCACCGCCGATCAGGAGGGCTGGTGCGTCTGGACGCAGGTCATTCATCACGATGGAACGCTTGCCGACACGACGAGCCTTGCCGTCGTAGGCCAGCACGAGGCCCTCGAAAAGTTCGTCGGCACATTTCAGGGGATCATTGATGATCTTCTTCGCGGAATTCTTGCTCATAGTCGGTTGCGATGGATTTGGGGCCGCAAGGTGTAGCGGGTAGGCTTTGCGATGTCAAAGCAGGAAGTGATCATCGTCCAATCATGACGGAATCACTCAAGGGAAACGCATTTTCGATCAAATGAAGTCTCGGTTTTTCCCCAGGGAGTAGATAGACCTCTAAAATATCAAACCGGTAGGTGACACAGGGTCTGTGTAAGATGCGCAACCAGTGGTGGGCTCCACGCTGGATGAGCCGGCGTTTGGTGGCATTCACCGCATCCGCAGGACGTCCGTGGTCATCGCGAGTTCGTGTTTTGACTTCCACAAAAGTCAAAACCTCGCCATGCCGGGCGACGATATCCACCTCGCCGCCTCCAGGGGCCGAGTAATTCTGATAGAGTACTTTGCGTTTCTTCTTTCGCAGCCAACGGGCGGCTAGGATTTCTCCCACGAGGCCAATTTCCCGACTCGTCATCGGCTGGCCGAACAAGTTTCCGTGGAAGGGCCTGTGCAGTTTAAAACTCCACTTCATGAACTGTCTTCTTCCCCACAGCCTAGCACGATGGGGTAACCCTTTGAGCTGAGCTAAAAATGAGGCCCGCGAAAATTTCATATTTTCAGGCGCGAAACAGTAATATTTCCGGCAAAGCAGGCATCCACATCTGATCCTGGGGTGCGTGGACGATCTGCATAGGACGCCGAGTAATGATAACCTCCTTCTGGAGTATTCAGGTAGGCAACATTCAGAGGAAGGCGCTCCGGGTAGCAACGGGCGACTTCCGGTAGAGGGAGTGGCCCTGGTGGATGATGTGGGAAATTCACATTCCAGTATTCACCGTCGTGCAGGCGCTCTCCAGAAAGAGTGCCGATGAGATCAATCACCCAAGTGGCAATGCGGGCCCAGTCCATCTCCAGCCCCCGGATCATGTAATGGGAAAAAGCCATCGCCGCGATGCCGTGGTACGCCGCCTCCCGTGCTGCCGCCACCGTGCCGGAAATGACCACATCTTGTCCCAAATTGCCGCCAGCATTCACGCCCGAGATCACCCAGTCTGGCTTGAGGTCCAGAGCAAAAAGACCGATGCGCACGCAGTCCGCCGGAGTTCCATTCACCGCCCAGCGTCGTGGGCCTCTTTGTTCCACCTTCAGCACTTCCCGAGTGGTCACCCGGTGTCCGCACATCGAGAACTCCGTGGTAGGCGCGACAACGGAAACATGGGCGCCTGGAATGGCCAAAATAGCGTCCGTCAAGGCGGCTAAGCCGAGGGCTTCGATGCCATCGTCATTGGTTAGGAGAAAATGCATGCTAACCTGGATTAGACGGGGCCTTCTTGCCTTGTCCACTTGAAAAGCCTCATCGAATCAATGCCCAGAGGTAATGTGCAGGCTTGGTTTTCTGGTTTGGTTGATTGAAATTGGGTGGGTTTTCGGATTGTCTTGTCATTACTTCATAAAGAGGGCACGTTGAACTGATGACCTATACCGCTCGCGCATTCTTTCTAGTGGCCAGCCTTGCTTTGGCTGCCGCTAGTGTCCGGGCCGCACAACCGCGTCTTGTCGTGAGCCAACTGGGCCTGCACCTCATTTGCACGGCCGACGGTCAGCCGGACATGTATAGCTGGCGTATTCCCTCATTGGATACCTCTTCCTCGGCCCGCCCTGGGGATTTTCCCCGTGGGGCGCTCTGGCTCCAGGGTGCCCAAAGTCTCATCCGCCTCGATGCCCAGACTCAGACGCTGGGGGCTAAAACACTGTCCGGCGTGATGAATAACCTTGAGGTGTTTTGGACGGACTCGGGCCTCCAGACGGAACTTGAAAACCTCAGCCTCAAAGGCGTGCTAGATCTGCCAGCCACCGCTCTTTCCCGGAAGAAGGGGGAGGGGATCGACGCTGCCTTACAGCGCCTCAGGATTGAGTTTCAGAGTCAGGGCATGATCGAAATTGCGGAGTAAGTGGAATCCAGGCGATCGTGACGATCAGGAGAAGCAAAAGGTTTGGAATGATTTAATTCTTGCATTTTATGGTAAAAACCATAAATATTGTTTCGAATAGAATCGCTTTTCACCTCTGCTTCTCTCATGATGCCGCTCATCCACAAGATCCTCGTAGAGGCGGGCTGTGCCGAGTTACCATCGGTTCAAGCTGCGGTGGAAGAAGCCTGTTACAATCAGGTCTCGTTTGTTGAGGCCGTTTTGGACTGCGAAGGCGTGCGGGAGAAGGATTTCCTCATGACCCTGGCCCACACCCTGTCCTTGCCCTGGTGGGAAGGCAGTGCGGATACACCTTCTGAGCCGGGGCTGCGCCGTCATCTGCCGGCGGAAATAGCTTTGCGCCATCGTTTGTTACCTATCGCTTTCGAGGAGAAATCGGAGATGGCGGAACAATCCCGTGGTGTCCTGCACATCGCCACGTTCGATCCTCTGAATCTCGTCACTCACCAGCGTGTGGCAGGTAGTTTACAGATCACGGTCGTCTGGCATGTGGGCCAGCGCACTCGCATCGTGGAGGGCCTACAAAAGCTGTATGGTCTGGGTGCGGATACCTTTGAAAAAATCCTTCGGGGACGTGCCGACTGGGCATCCGAGGAGGTGGGTGATGAAGTCACCGTTTTGGATGAACCGGAAAATGAAGAAGCCAGCGTGGTTCGATTTGTGAACCAGATCATCCGCCGGGGGTTAGAACAGCGTGCCACAGACATCCACGTGGAGCCGCAGCAGGATCGCCTGCGCATCCGTTATCGCATTGATGGCCGCCTTGAGGAACTGCCGGTGCCAGAAAACATCAAATCCTTGCAAGCCAGTGTCATTGCCCGCCTGAAGATCATGGCTCGGCTGGACATCGCCGAAAAACGCCTGCCACAGGATGGTCGTATCAATCTGGAACTCGATGGCCTCCCCATTGATGTACGTGTGGCCACGATCCCCAGCGTGGAGGGGGAAAGTATTTCCCTGCGATTGCTTTCGCAGCAGGCCATGACGATTGGCCGCCTGGGGTTGACGGATACCGTGAAGCCAGTGGTGGATGAACTGCTGAAATTGCCCAATGGCATCATTCTCATCACGGGCCCCACAGGTAGCGGCAAGAGCACCACGCTTTACGCCTTTCTCAGTGAAATGAATCAGACGCATCGGCGCATCGTGACGATCGAAGACCCGGTGGAGTACAAGATGCCTGGCATGGTGCAAATTGCTGTGAAGCCGGAGATAGGCCTGACTTTTGCCACGGGGCTGCGCAGTATTCTGCGGGGTGATCCCAATGTCGTCATGGTGGGGGAAATGCGTGACTTGGAGACGACGGAAATAGCCATTCGCGCGGCTCTCACAGGGCATCTCGTCTTCAGCACTCTACACACGAATGATGCCATCGGTGGCATCACACGTCTGGTGGACATGGGGGTGGAGCCATTCCTGGTCAGCAGTGCAGTGCGCGCTTTTTTTGCGCAACGTCTGGTTAGGAAACTCTGCCCACTTTGCAAGGCCCCAGCCGAAGTGGAACGAGAGTATCTCCGCAGCATCGGCTTTCCGCTGAATGTCTCGGGTCAGATCATGCATGCGGTCGGCTGTGAAGCCTGCCGTGGGAGCGGTTATCAAGGCCGTCTCAGCATCTACGAAGCCGTGCTGATGACAAGTGCCCTCCAGCATCTCATCAACATCCGCGCTCACCCGGCTGAGTTCCACAAGCAGGCCCAGAAGGATGGCTACCTACCCATGAGAGGCTACGGATTTCAAAAAGTCCTCGCGGGTGAAACCACCATTGAAGAGGTCCTCAGCGTGACTGCCACAGAGCGCGCCTCAGATGTGCCGGCCAAGAACATTTTGACCCAGCCTCTACATCTCGTGGCGGCTTGAGCTTCATTTTCTAAACACGCTTCTTCATGCCCACTTTTTCCTATAGCGCTCATGGCCCCTCCGGTGTGATCACCGGACAGCTGGCGGCGTCGGATCGGGCCGAGGCCATGAGCCTGCTGGGCAAGCAGCGGTTGCAGCCTTTTAAGCTGGAACAGGCGGGTGCTGCTGCCACAGTCGTCAGTCGTAGTTCTGCACCTGTTACTCCTGTGGGGCCTTTGCGATTGAAGTTAGCTCAGGTTTTACTTTTTACGGAGGAGCTTTCAGACCTGCTCGGGGCAGGGATCCAGCTTGAGCCCGCCTTAGCGACCATGGAGCGGCGACGAGAGCTTTCTGGAGTCAAAACACTGGCCAGCGTGCTGCGGACAAAGGTACGCGATGGCATGCCTTTTTCAAAGGCGGTTGCCGCTACCAGTCCCAGCTTTGGGCATCTCTTCTGCGCTCTCGCTACCGCAGGTGAGGCCAGTGGTACGCTACCCCACATTTTGCGTCGTCAGGTGGCCTACCTGCGCTCTTTAGCGGCATTGCGGAGTAAAGTTGCTTTTGCCCTCATTTATCCAGCTTTCCTTGTGGTGGCTGCTGTTTCGGTCACTCTGCTATTCATTGTTTACCTCATCCCAAAGCTGACGGAATTGCTTGATTCCACGGGCGGTTCTTTACCGCTTGGGGCACAGATTATCCTGAAGTTTAGTGACCTCTTTAAGGCCACGTGGTGGATGCTTGGTCTCGCAGGTGTTGGCCTTTTCATTGTGGTGAAAGCGTGGCTTAAAAGGCCCGATGCACAGGTTCCGTGGGCGCGGTTTTTACTGCGACTGCCTTTGTTTGGCAACATCCTGAAAGCACGTTTTTATGTGCAGTTCTTGGAGACGATGTCTAATTTGTTAGGCAGTGGCCTGCCCATGGTGCAGGCGATGCAGCTCACTCACCAGGCCATTGAGAATCCGTATTTTCAAAAGGAATTTGAAGGCGTGATGCGCCATGTCGGAGAAGGGGTGAGCCTCTCGCGTGCCCTGGATCGCAGTGCCATTTTTCCGCCTCTGCTGCTCGATATGGTGAGCGTGGGAGAACAGACCGGAGATCTTTCGACTGCCTTAGCCAAGGCCGCAGAGCGC includes:
- a CDS encoding dihydroxyacetone kinase subunit DhaK, which produces MSKNSAKKIINDPLKCADELFEGLVLAYDGKARRVGKRSIVMNDLRPDAPALLIGGGAGHEPIYHGLVGKGMGDGAAVGDIFAAPPPDIVLEATQAVNRGKGVLYLYGNYAGDIMNFDIGAELAEEEGITVKTVIINDDVCSAPPSEKAKRRGVGGLVPVVKLAGAAATQVESLDELARIAQKAVDATRTVGVSTKPGSIPATGAPTFELADDVIGLGMGIHGEKGVGLIPMCTADELAAKMIDLLFADDLPLNAGDEIVFFVNSLGSTHMMELLILLRAARPLLDARGIKVHQTIVDSIVTCQEMAGVSFSITKLDAELKALWDLPCESVGYTKL
- a CDS encoding YraN family protein produces the protein MKWSFKLHRPFHGNLFGQPMTSREIGLVGEILAARWLRKKKRKVLYQNYSAPGGGEVDIVARHGEVLTFVEVKTRTRDDHGRPADAVNATKRRLIQRGAHHWLRILHRPCVTYRFDILEVYLLPGEKPRLHLIENAFPLSDSVMIGR
- the surE gene encoding 5'/3'-nucleotidase SurE gives rise to the protein MHFLLTNDDGIEALGLAALTDAILAIPGAHVSVVAPTTEFSMCGHRVTTREVLKVEQRGPRRWAVNGTPADCVRIGLFALDLKPDWVISGVNAGGNLGQDVVISGTVAAAREAAYHGIAAMAFSHYMIRGLEMDWARIATWVIDLIGTLSGERLHDGEYWNVNFPHHPPGPLPLPEVARCYPERLPLNVAYLNTPEGGYHYSASYADRPRTPGSDVDACFAGNITVSRLKI
- a CDS encoding GspE/PulE family protein, whose translation is MMPLIHKILVEAGCAELPSVQAAVEEACYNQVSFVEAVLDCEGVREKDFLMTLAHTLSLPWWEGSADTPSEPGLRRHLPAEIALRHRLLPIAFEEKSEMAEQSRGVLHIATFDPLNLVTHQRVAGSLQITVVWHVGQRTRIVEGLQKLYGLGADTFEKILRGRADWASEEVGDEVTVLDEPENEEASVVRFVNQIIRRGLEQRATDIHVEPQQDRLRIRYRIDGRLEELPVPENIKSLQASVIARLKIMARLDIAEKRLPQDGRINLELDGLPIDVRVATIPSVEGESISLRLLSQQAMTIGRLGLTDTVKPVVDELLKLPNGIILITGPTGSGKSTTLYAFLSEMNQTHRRIVTIEDPVEYKMPGMVQIAVKPEIGLTFATGLRSILRGDPNVVMVGEMRDLETTEIAIRAALTGHLVFSTLHTNDAIGGITRLVDMGVEPFLVSSAVRAFFAQRLVRKLCPLCKAPAEVEREYLRSIGFPLNVSGQIMHAVGCEACRGSGYQGRLSIYEAVLMTSALQHLINIRAHPAEFHKQAQKDGYLPMRGYGFQKVLAGETTIEEVLSVTATERASDVPAKNILTQPLHLVAA
- a CDS encoding type II secretion system F family protein; the protein is MPTFSYSAHGPSGVITGQLAASDRAEAMSLLGKQRLQPFKLEQAGAAATVVSRSSAPVTPVGPLRLKLAQVLLFTEELSDLLGAGIQLEPALATMERRRELSGVKTLASVLRTKVRDGMPFSKAVAATSPSFGHLFCALATAGEASGTLPHILRRQVAYLRSLAALRSKVAFALIYPAFLVVAAVSVTLLFIVYLIPKLTELLDSTGGSLPLGAQIILKFSDLFKATWWMLGLAGVGLFIVVKAWLKRPDAQVPWARFLLRLPLFGNILKARFYVQFLETMSNLLGSGLPMVQAMQLTHQAIENPYFQKEFEGVMRHVGEGVSLSRALDRSAIFPPLLLDMVSVGEQTGDLSTALAKAAERFDRELAQKVEKLSAMVQPLIVCLMAGMVGIMAYLMITTIFQTISGMSQ